The proteins below come from a single Cannabis sativa cultivar Pink pepper isolate KNU-18-1 chromosome 3, ASM2916894v1, whole genome shotgun sequence genomic window:
- the LOC115710008 gene encoding hypersensitive-induced reaction 1 protein, whose protein sequence is MGNLFCCVQVDQSTVAIKERFGKFDDVLEPGCHCLPWFLGSQLAGHLTLRLQQLDVRCETKTKDNVFVNVVASIQYRALADKASDAFYKLSNTRSQIQAYVFDVIRASVPKLNLDDTFEQKNEIAKAVEEELEKAMSAYGYEIVQTLIVDIEPDEHVKRAMNEINAAARMRVAANEKAEAEKILQIKRAEGEAESKYLSGLGIARQRQAIVDGLRDSVLGFSVNVPGTTAKDVMDMVLVTQYFDTMKEIGAASKSSAVFIPHGPGAVRDIATQIRDGLLQGSHAQQQ, encoded by the exons ATGGGTAATTTGTTCTGTTGTGTACAAGTTGACCAGTCTACAGTAGCTATAAAGGAGAGATTTGGCAAGTTTGATGATGTACTTGAGCCAGGATGCCATTGCCTCCCATGGTTTCTTGGAAGTCAGCTAGCTGGACATCTCACTCTTCGTTTGCAGCAATTGGACGTGCGATGTGAGACCAAAACTAAG GACAATGTCTTTGTCAATGTTGTTGCATCAATCCAATACCGAGCCCTTGCAGACAAAGCTAGTGATGCATTCTACAAACTTAGCAACACACGTTCCCAGATACAGGCTTACGTTTTTGATG TGATTAGAGCTAGTGTTCCGAAGCTCAACTTGGATGATACTTTTGAGCAGAAAAATGAAATTGCTAAAGCTGTGGAGGAAGAACTCGAGAAG GCTATGTCTGCTTATGGCTATGAAATTGTGCAAACACTTATTGTGGACATAGAGCCAGATGAGCATGTGAAGCGAGCAATGAACGAAATAAATGCTG CTGCAAGAATGAGGGTGGCTGCTAATGAGAAGGCAGAGGCAGAGAAAATTTTGCAAATTAAGAGGGCTGAGGGTGAGGCTGAGTCTAAGTATCTTTCTGGGCTGGGTATTGCTCGCCAGCGTCAAGCAATTGTTGATGGATTGAGAGACAGTGTGCTGGGCTTTTCTGTTAATGTTCCCGGGACCACTGCAAAGGACGTCATGGACATGGTCCTTGTCACTCAGTATTTTGACACCATGAAGGAAATTGGTGCTGCTTCGAAATCATCTGCTGTGTTCATTCCTCATGGGCCAGGCGCTGTCCGTGACATAGCCACCCAAATTCGTGATGGACTTCTCCAGGGTTCTCATGCTCAGCAGCAGTAG